In the genome of Phycodurus eques isolate BA_2022a chromosome 11, UOR_Pequ_1.1, whole genome shotgun sequence, the window ataGTTGGactattaaataaaaacagtacaaAAATTATGCATTTTGTGTGTTGTCGAGCATGACAGTCCCTTGTTCCCATGAGGGTTAAAAAAAGTATCATTAACAAACATCCAGAAAGACAGTGGTTCTTTTCCTGTGAATACTGCCCTAATTATCATTCAAATCAGTGGCAAAACATGAATTTACTGTACTCTATAAGTATGGAGCGTTTACGTTGTATTGCAAATGCCAAAGCTCTTACGTGCAAATGAACATGTCCCGTCCACTCTGCCAGTGTCTACACAAGAGTGTACAAGTAGAAGCGAAATGTATTGAAGTGTCTTAAAAACTAGTGTGCAGTCTGAGGCTGAACTCCTTGCTCTCTCTACTTGGGTAAGACCGTGACCACATCGTAGCCCTCGGGCGGGGTCATTCGCTCGCGTGCGTGCTTCTCGCAGTAAATCTGGTCTTCCACAAAGAAATGTCCCTTCTGTTTCAGGTTGACATCGCAGTCTGTGCAAGCGTAGCACTCGGGGTGTCGGAACTTGTCACGCAGCTTCACCAAAATCCCCCTAAGTCACAAAAGGCAACAATTCAACATCCAAGAGGAACTCGGCTCACtttccaattgaaatgaaagCATGTGGCATTAACACTGCAAATGCAATACAGTAAATAGTCAACATTAGCACTGATTTGCTGCTGTTCGACCAGGCCAACTTCTACAGTTTTTGTACTATGATTATATTAGGACCAATTTGGCTTTCACAGCATTATAGCAGTGCTTCTTGGTTGATACCTTACAGCAGCCATTCCCAAACTTGGGGTTGGGActcattttcagattttattgCAAGGGTCCTAAAGCACTAAACCACCCATTTGTTGACACGCATGCAAGTGGCccgtggtgcaaaaaaggttgtTGTTGGTTGTTTTACTAGGGTGCCCGACTCAAATTTCACCTATGACCCTGAAGCTATTTTTTTCCTTACAAGGCAAAATAATTATTGTTTATTCTAGTAAATTGTCTGCTTTGTTGTTGATCATTAATGTTATGGCAACGCATTATGCATTTATTATGTTTCTAAATTGGTCTTATAGATAAAACCCTTCTTAAAGGTTCAGTAAAAACTTTTATTTCCCAATTTAACTTCATGGACAGCAACATTGCCATACTGAGAGGTAGCCTAGTCTTAAAAGTCAAACCATACCTTTGCCTTAACAACAACTGGTCAGACTTCCTGAATTGAAAATACTCTACAGCAAGATATGATGGCAATGTGCACTAGCATGGCTGAAATATGCCCCCAGGTGGCGCTACAGTAGAAGACCAGAACAGATAAGAGTATACGATCTCTACAATTTAATaatgcattaaaacaaaataaacttcaaGGCATAAACACTTACACAATCCCCGAGCCACATTTATCACAGATGGGCAACTTCTCAACATTTCCAACGGAGGAGCCAATCTTTGATGTCGGTGCTTTCACACTCCTGAACCCTGATGGTCTGTCAGAATTGCCTGCAAACATCAGAGAGACACAAAAAACACTTTAGAGTTGCTTTACATTGTGATCTTAGCCTTAGTACATCACTGGAGAATATGACCTGGAATCAAACAAGTGAAAACCTGATAACATGTTGTTGTTCAAAACAGACTAACCTGTAAAAGTCAATCAGATTATGAGACAAAAAGTAGTAACTGTGATCCGTACCCGTCTCAAGAATCTCCTGAAGCACCTTGAAGGAAGCAGACTGTCGAGGGGGCTGATCAGACTCCTGGTTCTCTTGCAGCATTTTGGAAACCTCGGAATCTTCCGCTATAGGGGGCCGCTTGGTGGACTTTGCTGGATCTGCAGCTCTACAAGGCAGATGGTGTCAACAAATTGATAAGTTTGTATTAACCACAAACAAAAGACCTCTTCAAAGCGGAATGGAAAACTTAGTCTTTCTGTGTGTTGACAAAACAATGTGTCACATGAAGCACTAAGCTAAAGCGGGCCAGCAACATAAAAGCCAGTTTTTAATGAAAGGGCAAACTATATTTAAAGTAGAGGGGAAAACGATTGTcatagaaacaaagaaacaaactacATTTTGATGACAGACCAAAACCATTCATGTAAAATTACCCGATACAAAAGGTTTTAAAAGTGCACTGCAGTTGGTGCAGATGCTCTTGCATTTGTGAAACATCACTGAGCCTTACACCAAATCCCAACACTCCTGCTTCAAGTCCACCCTGAACCCTTTGAATGAGTTCAGAGCATACAGAAATTTATTATCCTATCCTGTATATCCTATACCTCTGCTACATCTTGGGATAAGGACCGGACCGGACGGGGAATAATTGACAcaattataattgcattggcagagaaaaataaataaaaataattgttttaaccCCCCcacaattcttgaataagcgggcaTAAACCGCCACTTAGCATTTTGGGGGAtgggttgggggaaaaaaaattgtgaaattggaaaagatttatttaaaaaaaataataattaaataaataaaaaaaaaagactatgtGGGGGtccaatgtaataataataataattgattgttACTCTCATAGTGAATcaacgatttttttttctctcataagCCCATccttactttttacattttaccatATGACGCGGTTAACTTATTTGTACACGACAGTTAAATATGTTACACTCAATGAATATTTATATGACCAGTTAAGGTCTAGTGTTTTCAACAATGGTCAACTTATTATTACACTTTTATTGGAGTGAAGAATGTTATGTTACCTAAAACATTGTCTGTACAGTATACAATGGTTTATGGTGGGTGAAGTTTGTTACCTGGAACAGattgtttatatttgtgtaatttcttacgggaaaaaaaaaccaaacaaacattaAATTTCAAACAAATCTGAGGTCGACTGGAAGCATACCGTGTTCAACTTTATTGAATCCACCGCACAACAAACTGGGTTGATATAGAAGCTTGTGAACACCTCGTGTCCTTACTTTAAGTTAATATAGTTTGTTAGCATGGTATTAGCATTTCAagtttaaatgacaaaaattgttGTCGTCTCGGTTGATGTTTGGCACTAAGCGTACTATTGTCATAGTGCAAACAGACAATATTGTGGTCTGGTCTGTCATGGTTTAACTTTCCCCAATGTAACACAAGTTCATTCTTACACATTGTCGGCCTCGTTGGTGGTTGTCAAGGTTTTGACTTCATCCACAGCCGAGTTGAAGTTGTTGATATTCTCTGAGGAGTAGAGGCCAGCTGGGTTGTTGTACTGGTTGGTCACAACCTTGGAACCAAAACCGGAGAATGGCAGAGCACTCCGGTTGTGGGCGGAGCCTATTTGTTTCATTTCCTGCCAAAGACAGATGCAACAATGATGTTAAAGCTTTGTGTGAAACTGACCAGGAAAGGTCTGTAACAGTTGTAAAACTTTTTTGGAGCAACACAGCAATGGGCTCTTGTTTCAAGCACAACAAACAGACCGTCAGCAAGCTAAATCACAGATCAAGCAGCTCACGGCACAATcatttggacaaataaaatagtgCCATGGCATCCAAGTGACACATCACACACAGGCATTACACACGCGTGTTCGTGACAAAACTGCACAGCAACTAATGTAAACTGTGTGGCCTGTGGAGAGGACACAGCCTGCCACGCATCCCACTGGCCTTTGCTTTCCACTCAGTAGGCAGGAACTGAGTCTTGCGTCAGCGCTTGGCAGATAAACTACTGTCGTCTAGGAAACCTCCTGTTGGGAAGTAAACAATGACTTCATCGTTGGCTGGAGGGGTGCGGCGAGGACAACGCTCAGACTTGCAGAAAACTGTGCAACTACCGGTAAGTTGAATCTGACGATTTCCCTCTAAATGACAGACGAGAGCGAGTCATTGTGCAAGTTCCAGTTTAGATGTTGAGTCTGAAGACACACACCCGTGGCTCTGATGCAAGATTCATCTTGTAGGGATGCGACTTTCCTTCTCCTGAAGAGAGTGGCGACCACAACTTATTCTCTGATCTGAAACCGAAGGGAATAACGTTTCTTGAAGTGCAAAAGCCAGTTACCATAGTCATCACATTGATTCTAAGTCTGTAGGTGTTTTCATGTGTATTGACACAGCAAAAATCAATACCAGTTCCTTTGAAAGAAACATGCTGCTTGCCTTTATTATTTTTGGCTTGACCACTTTTAAAACTGTACTTTTATCTTAAGTTAGACTTAAATGTGTCAGGCATCTACCAAACATTTTAACGTGGTTTaagcattatttattttatttttttaaccatgggGTTTTACTGTAAACAGGGAAGCCCGAATTTAGAGTTCCGTGGCTTCGGTACCACATCATGCACTGAGCACAACACGCACACCACTTCGATCTACTGGAAGAGACGCAACGCAAGTAAGATGAATTGGCAGATGAAGAGGcggagaaggtccccaactaagcGCAGAGAAAATTtgcctgcgagtattgttgcatgctctgtttgtatgtgttgctgctacaTGTGTGTTAAGGAAGCCGTGGTTGTAAGttttataattacagtaatCACCCACACGTAtactaatttccgttagcctaTGGCATTTGGCAGTTTATGTTAGCGTTAAACCAGCAGACTTTGGTAAGCTGAaattacatggtttggttgaacattctGGTATTTAACTTATACGATATATTATACAATGATTAATTGTCTTTTGTCAGTTTGACAGGAAACGTCAACTGGGAGAGATAAAAGACAgtttgaagcaagcatgctctgcctcttatttggaaaaaGTGAGAGAGTGGGAAACTGGTGCTAAATAatagtttaaaaagtgtgttttaatagctTTATGTATGTTGTAATAGATTTAACTACGTTCAAAGCGTGGGGAAGGGgtaaaattatatgaaaaatCAATATGGTCTCCATCTCGCGAATATTCACCTATTACGGCTGGTTCTGGAACGCAACCCCCGATAAACACTGTACTGCAATACAAATCTAATGTTCGATGAGTTAAAAGATAAGGGCTGAGTAAAAGAATGCTCTTTACGTAGGCATGCAACTTTGTCATTGCCTTAACATCTGGATTGGGGGTGAGCTGTCCTCCTTTTAAGCGTTTATAAGGGATGAGTCGATGCAGGTCAGACTGGCGTAGTCCCTTACCTGTCTATAGAAAGTGCCATCTCCTGTATGCACCCCTTAATTTTGTTCTGTGCTTCCAAGTGAGTCATGTTGTCTGTGGCTTCACCATCAATAGCTAAGATCACGTCACCAATACAGAGGTTGGCATCGGCTGCTTTGCTTCCAGGAGTCACCTACATAAAAGAGACAAGGAATGAAcaattaatgttgttttttttttaaaagagaaacAAACCCTTAAAGGTTTCACACAAAACGCTGCTTCTCTGGTTTACTGACCTTCACACGCTGGCCTGAATGTGTGTTATTGTTTACAGTTCACACAGAGACACAGTTACCCAAGGGGGCAGACACTGTTGGAAATAAAAGCCCTGAAGACAAGAAACTCTGGCACAGCTCTGGAATTTGTAATCACATTTAATGGGTGGGGAGGACAGCGCaattagaaataaaaatagCCGCTGCCATTCTTCTAAAAATCAACAGAGCCAGTGAAAATATACCGCCATTACATTATAAAGCACATACGCTTAAAATTCAAActttagaaaaatacaaatgctgttctgattgacagtaaaaatattAAGTAAGAGTATGTTCATTCtttagttttcttttatttttttgagcagtttctaatatttgtgtatgtgttgtaCTTGCATGAGGCAGAAGACTAAAGCAAACTAAAAtagaaatcatttattttaacaattgaGCATGTTAAAACTGTTCCTGAGGAGTTTATGGACCcctgaacattttatttttattatttttttttaaaacacaactgAGGTTAAGCATACAAAATATATTGGGACCACCATTTTTCTCAACCTCAGCTTTACAGccaaaccccccaaaacaagttccaaacaaaaaaacattagaaaTTGCTAAACTTCATTTcgtcatgaaaaaataaaaaagatgaaaCATTCTACGAAACACATGCCCTGCTAGCTAGAATCTAACCATTACCTAATAACAAACTGCATTATCAGTTCAATAGACACGTCACCACAGGTAGCTTTTGTGTTAGTTATCTCGTTCAGAAAGTTAGTTATGTACTTTCCAGTCGACTCGGCAGAAAGCTGAGTCGGGACCAGCACTCAGTTTGTGACTCGCAGCTACAAACCAAACTTACCCGAGAAATCGTCAGCGGCTGCTCGAAGTCTTTTCCTCCAACCAGCCTGAATCCCCAGGGCCCAGGACCCTGCACCACTACCCGGAGAGGCATAACTAACGCTAAGTGCCCTACAAATGACTAGCGACGTGTTCAAAGTATCGGCCACTCGGTCTTTGCGTTGGTGCTAATGACCTGTGAGGTGCTGAATGGCCAGGGGGGCTTTGGGAATGAGAGGGGCGGGCCTCAGGTTTGTGGGACAAGGAGGTTAGGTTCGTGAAGCCGCTCACATTTGGCGCAGGGACAATTCGAGGATCGTCTATTGCGCACATGCGTATGCCTCGCCGCTCAGTCAGTTTATGACAAATGTGTTGCCTAACTTACTTGTCGTTTTGTTTTTGCGTGACTTGTTTACTTTTACCACCCTAGACCGGAATAGTCAACTTCCACCTGGGAGGCGCATGGTCGTTACGTAAAACGGTTGTAACGAAACCATTCAAGAGTGATTACTCTTATACATAAACGATCTCAGACGCGTTTTTGCAGCAGGCTTTACTGGCCTGTGGGTGCCGTCACTCCTGTGTTACATGCAAGTTTACCATTTATGGTAGAGCTTTAAAGGATGTGGAATGCGCCACTCCCAAATCTTGAATTCCTTCCAGGATTGCTGCTCAAGTGGAGTGAGAAAACTCCTGTCTGCTGACTGAATGATATTTTTGGCTATGTTTACTAACAAATCGAAAGTTCTGAACCTATGCAAACTTGGAAAGTGCcaatttaatatactgtacataaaatataACATGAACCTGACATAAATGCTTACTTAAATGTACTCAGTGGCATGATTGGAATATGCAATCAATTATACTCTTTaccatgaattaaaaataaatggggaccagttcagggtgtacctcgcctctcgcccgaagatagctgggatagtctccagcgcgcccgcgaccctcgtgaggataagcagaacggaaaatggatggatggatggttactgTTTACTGGGCAGCATGCTGGTAGTGGTTCTTAGAACGTCTACTTTACAGGTGAAGATCAGGGTTAAAATCCCATGTGCCAAATTCTCCAAAAACATGCCGGTTAGATTAATTGGAGTAATTTAATCTAAACTGTCCATTAGTGTCTatgtgagtttaaatgtgaatgGTGTACTCTGGCTCTCACTCAAAGTCCAATGGCATAGGCTCCAtctcacctgcgaccctgatgaggacaagcactaaagaaaaatggagggatggaaatGTTTCCTACTCCCGACTACgattaacattttaaacagcGACATGCTCAGAGAGTGTTTTCTACAGACATTCCAATGATTCAAAACAAATGGTTTTAAAAGGTTTATTAAATACTGCATAATACCAAAGTCACAGCAGTGTAAGCATCTTTATTTGAATATTGTCAATGTAACAACACTGCAAATTGAAGCAAACAAACCAAACTTGTTGCAGGTCGTGTCGCAAAGCCTAACATAATCATTAAGTTGAAAGCATTATGTCACACTTTTGATACTTCCACAGTAATTGACAAGAGCCTCAGTCAATGTACTCCCACCACAGAGACCAGAAATAAATGGGGAAAGCTTGGTAACTTAAATATGTCATGGATACATGTGAAAAATACTCATGAATGAAAATGAGGCACAATTTTTCACCAGGCATAAGGCATTATGAGCTCACAAATGGCAGCGTAATGTTCATATGCATCAAACTTCCTGTGCTCAGTAACGTTCCACACTGTGGCAAAATCCTTCAGGTAGATAAAACGCTGCACACTGAAAGCTCCATCTGATGCTCTCATCATATGCAgtctatttattattttacatatgtACAATCCTTATCTCTGTTACCTCAAGATGACCCtttaacatattttttataCACTGCGTCACATTCAAATATCGTACATTCATACATCCTGCGATGTGTTATGACACAAGCAATTCATTGTAAGCTACATTTGTTTTACAGTCATGTTACTGTAGTTCTGTTATAGGAGAGAGATGTAAGTCACACAGACTCCCAACAAgcccaaaaacatttatggaGCTCAAGTTACATGAGATTCCcccgtaaaaacaaaaacaaaaataaaatgtttcggCCAGTTGTGCTGAATAAAAGATGCGTTTGTGAGGTGACAAAATATCAGAACATTCTATAAGTGCTACACAGGCACActcataatacagtatgttgtagtCATTGTGACAActgtaaggaaaaaaaacaacttgattTTTGCCTCTAAACGCACACattagtgaggacaaagtcCAGATTGCTACAGGGTCCTGTTAAATATGCAATCCAACCATACTGTACAACACTCATCACTGCACAAATGTAGCTAATACGCTGTGATGCAATATCCTTCCATACTCTGTATAATACTGAAGAGCTACTGATAGTCTGGCAATGCTTGATTAGAGATTGACTCTTAAACACtcatacagtataaatattgatattttttttttttttaactgccctACATACATCTGAAGCAACAAGCACTAAGAATGACTGTGTTTCTGTTCTAGATTACAACTCGTTGAGCACATCTCAGTGTTGGTGCGGAATTTGAGGTGGACATAATTGCAGACCATGCTACATTGTTAGGACTGCGGTGTTCATAAGGTGAGGAGGAAATCACAACTCCTACACAGGCTTTTGGATGACAGCGTTTTATATGTGATTTGGACTACTTTTATTGTGGATGCTGCACTAATGCTGACTTAACTGCACTAACTGACTTAGTCATATCAGTTTGGAAACAAGACGTTGGGAGTTATGAAAATAGGTATCCGGATTTCGAAGGCCTCATAAATTGCTGCACACATTTACACGACAGGAACATCGTATCCCATCAAGAAGGGTGTACAGTAGTTTGAATCTCATGATGCTTTAAAAATCACTATTGTCTGAGACACGTTGTCAGCTTCAAATGTTCATGAGTAATCCTGTGGTAATTTAGTTTGGTGGAAATTTCCCTAAATGACCAAGCAGGAAGTTAAACGCTACCACGCCTGTCCTGTCGTTGCGCATCACGTGTCAGCAAACACTAATGCTTTACAACAATACGTATACAATAATAAGTGTCTGAAATAATGTGCATTATTTACACTGTTTACCTCTGCTATTATGAGATTTTTTTCACTGCCCGACatgtgcttttttgtttttaacatggtGGCTAAGAAAATATAAGACAACAGCACATTTGGAAAACTTTTTCTAACCATGCGCATGATGTGTGATAAAGGTTGTGTAAAACATTGTTTGCATTAAGTTTGCacccaataaaataaatggcacTGATTGTGTTCTAGCCAATGTTGACTTGAAAAGGTAAACAACACAAAAGACCAGCCCCCTTATATATACTGatgggacttgattaggaaagccacacacacctgtcaaaataagaccttacagctcacagtgcatgtcagagcaaatgagaatcatgagatcaaaggaactgcctgaagagctcagagacagaattgtggcaaatcACAGATCTggacaaggttacaaaaaaaaaaaaattctgctgcacttaaggttcctaagagcacagtggcctccataatccttagatggaagatgtttgggacgaccagaacacACGTCCGTGGAGCTCAGAATCAGTCTGCCTGTCCCACAATGAAATTAGCCAAACTCGCATTAGACTAGTGGTCTACTTACTACGCTGGACTTAGACATGGTACAAACAGACATAAATTTAGACCTACTTTCTGCAACTAAATTATCACATGCGCTGGGCGCATGTCAACCTTGTTGTGCCAGCTTGTCATAgcccggtctgccaaattggctaACATGCACAGCGAGCCTTGAGCTTGCACGAAAATAAAGCTATGCCAGTTTTTGCACTCTACCGCAGTTGCGCcatctatgaaaatagagcccgtAGTGTAAATGACAGGAGCAGATTGTAAGCCTGTATCtgcaggataaaaaaaatatcttgtgCCAGATTCATTGTGGAGACAAGCACGCGTGtataaaatacatgtatataccaTGCTGTGGTTTGAGCATTGCGTATACAACCATCTTCATTGTGCAATTTTACATTCTTTAGAATGAATCAATCATTTTGACTAAATGACTACTGTAACCCACAGCCATGCTTGATGACCATAGCTTGACAGGCAAGTGTGTGTTTACAGTTGAGGTTCATACACTTTACAGATTCACCTCCTTTACGTAATTCCCAGGGAAAGTACCAAACTGATTTGTCCTCTTTGAGGTACCTGAAAGAAGAGAAATACGAATCAGATCTCTTCTTTGTTCACTCACAGAACACATTTAACAGTATTAATATACAGCGTGagcaaatgtctgttttgattaATCCTCTGCTTGTTTTAAGTAACCCCATATGACATGATATGGCAGTGATGAATCAGTACCCTGAGCTTGCACATTATAAGGAACTCTTTCATCAGAAGCCCTATATGGACGcacactgtgacacagtaagaCTGACTGCATTTGTCAGGAATGTGAGGCCTGCTGTACATACCAACAAACCAGCCATCATCACACTTCTCCATGACACTGACGAGATCTCCCTCCTGCAGCTCGAGCTCGTCTTCGTTCTCCGGTGCGTAACTGTATAGAGCTTGGAAACTGGAGCGAAGCAGAGGAGACACTGGTAAATGCTATGGACAGGACGGACATCTGAGACCAGTAAGGAAGATTCAGTCAAACTAATGATACACTATATGGCATAGACTATATGGCATGCACTATACGCatgtgtatacacatatatatatatattatatatccaaatttatacacatatacatacatatatacacgtatactaTGTACACGATATGGTGTTTTCTGACAGCAGTCACATTATCATTAAATACCATGTGTTCCATTAGCAGCCATACATGCCTGTGCCATATATTGGCTTCACACGTGATGTGGTCTGCTTCGGAATAAAGTATCTTATAAAATACTAAGCAAAGATTGAGTCTCCCGTTTTAAAAGCGAATACTGTTACAGTTGTGAAGGAGGCACCCCCATTTATGCTTTCATGTTCACTAATATGTGCAATCACCACGTCCCGATCATTTTGCCCATATGGTGTCAAAATTAAACCCAAATGTACATGGTGGTAGGTGCTACTTACATTCCACAGTTGAGACGGCTCGGCTCTGGGCTGCTGCTGTGGGACAGGGGTTGCTGGGAAATGATGAGAGATTGTTTACTGGGGTGGGAGTGCAGACCATGAAGTGCGTTGAGAGGGTGATGGGACAACGTGCCGCAGTACCTCACTGAGGTCTCAGCTATATTCAAGATCTCATTACACACTGCTTcctagtagtagtagcagcaggTGAGTCCCAGAAGAGGTTTAGGTTGAAAGGTGGGAAGTAAAGGAAGGGGTTAAAAGAGTGAGGAGTCAGGATTGAGGCAGGAAGGTAGGCCCAGTAAGTAGAATGGAGGAAAGGGAAGTGATCCGTTAAAAGCCACAAAGGAGCAGATGATGGTGGAGACCAGGAAGGAAAGCATGGAAAGGCAAGACACCAGTGTGAGTTCATGAACaagcaaaatgaaatattagttcattttttaaaattgagaatATATTATATGCACggaggattaaaaaaagatgtagaTGCAGCTCTTGAATATTGCATTTTAATGTCATGTAGCAATGAGAGCAATAATAAGGATGATTCAAAACACAGTGGGTGAATAAAGGCAATGACAATGAGTTAAATTTCAATGTTGCATAAAATTTAATTAGACagaattcaaataaaacatctaATAGTAAAGACACTTACCGCAAATGAGTTCACATTGTTGTTATCTTGGATATCAAACAGCATCACAGGGCTTCTGGAGTTCCGGCCATGATGATCAACATCATTCCGTACAAGCTGCAAGAAAATTGGCATCTCATTAGTGGggacctttcaaaataaaagcatactcCCAGGAGATTGCACCACAGTTTCTATTTCAAAGCTTTATAAATCCATTTCGATTTTtctgcaaaaaatatattttttgacataAAGCTGCAAATTGGACAAACATTAATTGtatcctgttaaaaaaaaaaaaatctctcagtCCGATCATGTTCAACAAAATAGTctttacacaacaaaatgacatgacaACATTGATTTTGGTTTTTTGGAAAAGAGCTCGACATGTATCCATTCTTTAGCGACAAACATTCTATTCTATTAATTAAAATACAGCTAGTGTGAATTACCTATCAACCAAAGATCAGACTGAGAACCATGACAAGATGCAATCAATGTTGACTTCTTTGGAAACTCAAAACGCTTGTGTGTTAGTCGCACACAACATGCAGCTCTGTATCCGACAGCATTGTGATAAGGTTTCTAATCTAAGCCAATAGCCAAAACACTCGTTAGACACATCTTCCACACACAAAAGTTAGCCTCACTTCATCAGCAAACACCTATTCGAAGGGTCACAAGATCCCAGAGTGAGCCTATATCACGGCACACCATGCAGAAAGTACCTCTGCAGGGCTATTTTGTCTGTTCCCAGGGGCAGCACAGCTACTGCCCCCGTTCCCCTCAGCACCTTCCCCCTCCGCCCGAAGCCAGCCTTCCAACACTGGCCCACCACAGGGGCTAATGCTACGTGACTGATGTGGTGAGGGTGGGGAGAGCAGAAAGCCCTCCCCCTGAGGAGGAGTAAAAGTGAGGAAAGGAGTGGCGGAGTTGGGCCTTGGTGGGTACGGCGGGGGCAGAGGGGAGGCAGATGGCGAGGTCATGGGGGAGATGCAGTAAGGGCTGCCGGTAATAGGA includes:
- the pdlim1 gene encoding PDZ and LIM domain protein 1, which encodes MPLRVVVQGPGPWGFRLVGGKDFEQPLTISRVTPGSKAADANLCIGDVILAIDGEATDNMTHLEAQNKIKGCIQEMALSIDRSENKLWSPLSSGEGKSHPYKMNLASEPREMKQIGSAHNRSALPFSGFGSKVVTNQYNNPAGLYSSENINNFNSAVDEVKTLTTTNEADNVAADPAKSTKRPPIAEDSEVSKMLQENQESDQPPRQSASFKVLQEILETGNSDRPSGFRSVKAPTSKIGSSVGNVEKLPICDKCGSGIVGILVKLRDKFRHPECYACTDCDVNLKQKGHFFVEDQIYCEKHARERMTPPEGYDVVTVLPK